From Luteococcus japonicus, one genomic window encodes:
- a CDS encoding IS1380 family transposase translates to MNKRSRMYPCVRVDRANVPAVGQAGGVLLTRTVEASGLGLVLSQALGLWRKPLAKHDPAKVLLDLAMSLVLGGDSCRDAALLRSEPGIYGPVASDPTISRTITALAADVDRVEKAVAKARAAARDLVWGLADDKAPGHDATADKPVIIDLDATLITSHSDKEQARATFKKGYGFHPLLAFVDHGPDGTGEPVAGLLRAGNAGSNTASDHETVIRSALKQVPGINPSRPGRKVLIRTDGAGGSKQLLGFLSSKGVSYSIGFTLPMSTPELYHLVPEAAWQDAYNADGQVRDGAAVVEFTDLLTAKDLLKGYPTGMRVIVRRERPHPGAQLRFDDVDGYRLTAFVTNTARGQLADLEMRHRRRARCEDRIRTAKDTGLTNLPLQGYDQNRIWLLIVQLASDLLAWMAMLCLDGPARRWEPKTLRHRIFTIAATLAHTGRRTILHLKRNNPWSTLIFDGWNRLAALTPP, encoded by the coding sequence GTGAACAAGCGTAGCCGGATGTATCCGTGTGTCCGAGTTGACCGCGCAAACGTTCCGGCGGTGGGTCAGGCGGGCGGGGTGTTGCTCACCCGGACCGTGGAGGCCTCCGGCCTGGGCCTGGTGTTGAGCCAGGCGCTCGGGCTGTGGCGCAAACCCCTCGCGAAGCATGATCCGGCGAAGGTGCTGCTGGACCTGGCCATGTCACTGGTGCTGGGCGGGGATTCCTGCCGTGACGCCGCCCTACTACGCAGCGAACCCGGAATCTATGGCCCGGTGGCCTCCGATCCCACGATCTCCCGCACCATCACCGCCCTCGCGGCCGATGTCGACCGAGTGGAGAAGGCCGTGGCGAAGGCCAGAGCAGCAGCCCGTGACCTCGTGTGGGGCCTGGCAGACGACAAAGCCCCCGGCCATGACGCGACTGCTGACAAGCCGGTCATCATCGACCTGGACGCGACCTTGATCACCTCTCACAGTGACAAGGAGCAGGCCCGAGCGACGTTCAAGAAGGGTTACGGCTTCCATCCGTTGTTGGCGTTTGTCGACCATGGCCCCGACGGGACCGGCGAACCGGTAGCGGGGCTGTTACGAGCGGGCAATGCGGGGTCGAACACCGCGTCGGATCACGAAACCGTCATCCGCTCCGCGTTGAAACAGGTGCCCGGGATCAACCCGAGCAGGCCCGGCCGCAAGGTGTTGATCCGTACTGACGGGGCTGGTGGTTCCAAACAGCTTCTCGGCTTCCTCTCCAGCAAGGGGGTGTCGTACTCGATCGGCTTCACGCTGCCGATGAGCACCCCGGAGTTGTATCACCTTGTTCCCGAGGCCGCGTGGCAGGATGCCTACAACGCCGACGGCCAGGTCCGCGACGGCGCAGCAGTGGTCGAGTTCACCGACCTCCTCACCGCCAAAGACCTGTTGAAGGGCTACCCCACCGGGATGCGAGTGATCGTGCGCCGGGAACGACCCCACCCCGGCGCCCAGCTCCGCTTTGATGACGTCGATGGCTACCGGCTCACCGCCTTCGTCACCAACACTGCCAGAGGCCAGTTGGCTGATTTGGAGATGCGGCACCGCCGCCGCGCCCGTTGTGAGGACCGCATCCGCACCGCCAAAGACACCGGCCTGACCAACCTGCCGTTGCAGGGCTATGACCAGAATCGCATCTGGCTGCTCATCGTCCAGCTGGCCAGCGACTTGCTCGCCTGGATGGCCATGCTCTGCCTCGACGGCCCCGCCAGGCGATGGGAACCCAAGACCCTGCGCCACCGCATCTTCACGATCGCCGCCACGTTGGCCCACACGGGAAGGCGCACCATCCTGCACCTCAAGCGGAACAACCCCTGGTCCACACTGATCTTCGACGGCTGGAACCGGCTCGCAGCCCTCACGCCACCCTGA
- a CDS encoding type I restriction endonuclease has translation MEFGEKLAAMAKKVRQDKSAVQTEEATKTSLIMPFIATVLGYDVFNLNEVVPEFIADVGLKKGEKIDYAILRDGQVQMLIECKKVGEPLSLENASQLFRYFHVTTARIACLTNGEEYRFYTDLDAPNKMDEKPFLVLDLSDIDDAIVPELSKLSKEVFDLESVISSAGELKYVSAIKRVIAAQRKEPTDDFVRVFTSRVYDGRITSKVSEQFSYLVTKSFSQYIGDQVNERLKAALGNQNFPQSADAELPTPEASTKLSPETTEDSGIETTLEEMEAYHIVRAIICSCIELQRIHSRDAKSYFSVLIDNSNRKPVCRLHFNGGTKYLGLLDEAKSETRIPLEQISDIYNHTDALREAATRYV, from the coding sequence ATGGAATTCGGTGAGAAGTTGGCTGCAATGGCCAAGAAGGTCCGCCAGGACAAGTCTGCCGTGCAGACCGAGGAGGCAACCAAGACGTCGTTGATCATGCCCTTCATCGCCACTGTGCTGGGTTACGACGTCTTCAACCTCAACGAGGTCGTACCCGAATTCATCGCTGATGTCGGCCTGAAGAAGGGCGAGAAGATCGACTACGCCATTTTGCGTGATGGCCAAGTGCAGATGCTGATTGAGTGCAAGAAGGTGGGCGAACCCCTGTCACTGGAAAACGCTTCCCAGCTGTTCCGGTACTTCCATGTCACGACTGCCAGGATCGCGTGCTTGACCAATGGCGAAGAGTATCGCTTCTACACGGACCTTGATGCGCCCAACAAGATGGACGAGAAGCCCTTCCTTGTGTTGGACCTCAGCGACATCGATGACGCGATCGTTCCGGAGCTCAGCAAGCTCAGCAAGGAGGTCTTCGACCTCGAATCGGTCATCAGCAGTGCCGGTGAGCTCAAGTACGTCAGCGCGATCAAACGGGTGATCGCGGCCCAGCGCAAAGAACCCACGGATGACTTCGTGCGAGTCTTCACCTCGCGCGTCTACGACGGGCGCATCACGTCCAAGGTCTCAGAACAGTTCTCCTACCTTGTCACCAAGAGCTTCTCGCAGTACATCGGTGACCAGGTGAACGAACGACTCAAGGCGGCACTGGGAAACCAGAACTTCCCGCAGTCCGCCGACGCGGAACTCCCCACCCCGGAAGCCTCGACAAAGCTCTCCCCCGAAACAACGGAAGACTCTGGAATCGAGACCACATTGGAGGAAATGGAGGCCTACCACATCGTCAGGGCAATCATCTGTTCGTGCATCGAACTTCAGCGCATTCATTCGCGAGACGCCAAGAGCTACTTCAGCGTCCTCATCGACAACAGCAATCGCAAGCCTGTCTGTCGCCTTCACTTCAATGGCGGCACCAAATACTTGGGACTGCTCGATGAGGCGAAATCCGAGACTCGCATCCCGCTGGAGCAGATCAGCGACATCTACAACCACACGGACGCCTTGAGGGAGGCAGCCACACGCTACGTCTGA
- a CDS encoding DNA-3-methyladenine glycosylase I has product MGELVTGEDGRARPVWAAHDELMRHYYDTEWGMPVRDERGLFERLSLEAFQSGLSWATILRKRENFRAAFANFAPDAVAAFDDKDRERLLTDAGIVRNRRKIDATITNARATVALREQGGLVDFIWGFRPATTPAPRDYTEVPSQSPESVSLSKALKKAGFAHVGPTTMFALMEAVGIVDTHLMGSWRRGSSGVWPSGA; this is encoded by the coding sequence ATGGGTGAGCTGGTGACGGGTGAGGACGGCCGGGCGCGGCCGGTGTGGGCGGCGCACGACGAGTTGATGCGCCACTACTACGACACCGAATGGGGCATGCCGGTGCGCGACGAGCGCGGGCTCTTCGAGCGGCTGAGCCTGGAGGCCTTCCAGTCCGGGTTGAGCTGGGCGACGATCCTGCGCAAACGGGAGAACTTCCGGGCGGCCTTTGCCAACTTCGCCCCCGACGCGGTGGCCGCCTTCGACGACAAGGACCGGGAGCGTCTGCTCACCGACGCGGGGATCGTGCGCAACCGCCGCAAGATCGACGCGACCATCACCAATGCCCGGGCCACGGTCGCCCTGCGTGAACAGGGCGGACTGGTGGACTTCATCTGGGGCTTTCGGCCCGCCACGACGCCGGCCCCGCGAGACTACACAGAGGTCCCCAGCCAGTCCCCGGAGTCGGTGTCGCTGTCCAAGGCCTTGAAGAAGGCGGGTTTCGCGCACGTCGGACCGACGACGATGTTCGCGCTGATGGAGGCCGTTGGTATCGTCGACACCCACCTGATGGGGTCGTGGCGACGGGGCAGCTCCGGCGTATGGCCCTCGGGGGCCTAG
- a CDS encoding methylated-DNA--[protein]-cysteine S-methyltransferase, whose translation MTTVAHCTVQSPVGSLLLAATDQGLVRVAFEMEGFDVVLAELAARVGNSVAADDPMLAAAAAQLDEYFAGTRTGFDLPLDHALSSGFRLQVQQALPGIEYGTTLTYKELAELIGRPTAVRAVGTACSTNPLPVVLPCHRVLRRDGSLGGYLGGLDAKRALLELEGALG comes from the coding sequence ATGACCACCGTCGCCCACTGCACCGTCCAGTCCCCCGTCGGCTCGCTCCTGCTGGCCGCCACGGACCAGGGGCTGGTGCGCGTCGCCTTCGAGATGGAAGGTTTCGACGTCGTCCTGGCGGAGCTGGCCGCACGCGTAGGGAACTCCGTCGCGGCGGATGACCCGATGCTCGCGGCCGCGGCTGCCCAGCTCGACGAGTACTTCGCGGGAACCCGCACTGGCTTCGACCTGCCGCTGGACCATGCGCTGTCGTCGGGATTCCGGCTGCAGGTGCAGCAGGCGCTGCCCGGGATCGAGTACGGCACCACCCTGACCTACAAGGAGTTGGCAGAGCTCATCGGGCGCCCGACGGCCGTTCGCGCCGTCGGAACCGCCTGCTCCACCAACCCGCTGCCCGTCGTGCTCCCCTGCCACCGGGTGTTGCGCCGCGACGGCAGTCTGGGCGGATACCTGGGTGGGCTGGACGCAAAGCGCGCCCTCCTGGAACTGGAGGGCGCGCTCGGCTGA
- a CDS encoding ABC transporter ATP-binding protein: MIQIEHLTKRYGNFTAVDDVTFTAQPGRVTGFLGPNGAGKSTLMRMLCGLTPPTSGSATVLGMKYADLPNPIQHVGVMLDAAAQHPGRTGAEVLSLAGLIAGASKSRVAEMTDMVGLTPAETKRRVKDYSLGMRQRLGIAGALMGDPKVLVLDEPANGLDPAGIHWMRGLLGDYAANGGTVLLSSHLLGEVQVIAHDLVMIGHGKIVAQGSMQELLASKETGCVVDSMTRSDLVAAVQAAGGTITQRPDGAFNASLLPPEMGQVAIDAKVPLVLLRERDQNNLEQIFLNLTQDTARQEIR; this comes from the coding sequence ATGATCCAGATTGAGCACCTGACCAAGCGCTACGGCAACTTCACCGCCGTCGACGACGTCACCTTCACTGCCCAACCCGGCCGTGTCACCGGATTCCTCGGCCCGAACGGCGCCGGCAAGTCCACCCTGATGCGGATGCTGTGCGGTCTCACCCCGCCCACCTCGGGCAGCGCCACGGTGCTCGGCATGAAGTACGCGGACCTGCCCAACCCCATCCAGCACGTCGGCGTGATGCTCGACGCCGCGGCCCAGCACCCCGGCCGCACCGGCGCCGAGGTGCTCTCCCTGGCCGGCCTGATCGCCGGCGCCTCCAAGTCCCGCGTCGCCGAGATGACCGACATGGTGGGCCTCACTCCCGCCGAGACCAAGCGACGCGTCAAGGACTACTCGCTGGGCATGCGTCAGCGCCTCGGCATCGCCGGTGCCCTGATGGGGGACCCCAAGGTGCTGGTCCTCGACGAGCCCGCCAACGGCCTGGACCCGGCTGGCATCCACTGGATGCGCGGCCTGCTGGGCGACTACGCCGCCAACGGCGGCACCGTGCTACTCAGCTCCCACCTGCTGGGCGAGGTGCAGGTGATCGCCCATGACCTGGTGATGATCGGCCACGGCAAGATCGTCGCCCAGGGGTCCATGCAGGAACTACTGGCCTCCAAGGAGACCGGCTGCGTGGTTGACTCGATGACCCGCTCGGACCTCGTCGCCGCCGTCCAGGCCGCCGGCGGAACCATCACCCAGCGCCCCGACGGCGCCTTCAACGCCAGCCTGCTGCCGCCCGAGATGGGGCAGGTGGCCATCGACGCCAAGGTGCCGCTGGTGCTGCTGCGTGAACGTGACCAGAACAACCTCGAGCAGATCTTCCTCAACCTCACCCAGGACACGGCCCGTCAGGAGATCCGATGA
- a CDS encoding HXXEE domain-containing protein produces MDGVLDGRDRWLVPLSLWGSFLANDGEELLTMAPTTGLSQTHVRVGVATMGVLLAAGTVDGIRTRGRGWLYQDIQLVFGAHGFGHLAGSALMRRYTTGVATSPTVVLPQWWWATRRLRAAGVPRTARPVRAVAIVGGWLVAAHRLGYLASSRERTFREDR; encoded by the coding sequence ATGGACGGCGTGCTCGACGGCCGGGACCGCTGGCTGGTCCCGCTGTCCCTGTGGGGATCCTTCCTGGCCAATGATGGCGAGGAATTGCTCACCATGGCGCCCACGACGGGTCTGTCGCAGACCCATGTCCGCGTCGGCGTGGCGACGATGGGCGTCCTCCTCGCCGCTGGCACGGTGGACGGCATCCGCACCCGGGGCCGCGGCTGGCTGTACCAGGACATCCAGTTGGTCTTCGGGGCGCATGGCTTCGGACACCTGGCCGGCTCGGCGTTGATGCGGCGCTACACGACGGGTGTGGCCACCTCCCCCACCGTCGTGCTGCCCCAGTGGTGGTGGGCGACGCGTCGGCTGCGTGCCGCGGGAGTGCCCCGCACCGCCCGTCCCGTGCGCGCCGTGGCGATCGTCGGTGGCTGGTTGGTAGCGGCCCACCGGCTGGGCTACCTCGCCTCCTCGCGGGAGCGCACATTCCGGGAGGACCGATGA
- a CDS encoding DUF2207 domain-containing protein gives MRLSTSRWNGGLDSLAVHIGEVSGRQRYVPEYVATGLSRVGDRTSWQVIPTGFEMPLEDVDVALEMPGQVSVVTCATGNLDPCTTVRLSDQTITIHQSHLDRGESLSIDGAVNEGTFATDQTRLATCPRLGQRCAPACSTSSGSSSSCYSEQPCCVIVVGQDSGSRTDRLRPSMPPAVQPALTRERWPSCVAALPMCWPTRLPSCRPSSTDWSQPPR, from the coding sequence ATGAGGCTGTCGACGTCCAGGTGGAATGGGGGCCTCGACAGCCTCGCCGTCCATATCGGCGAGGTCTCCGGACGCCAGCGCTATGTGCCGGAGTACGTCGCGACGGGCCTGTCTCGGGTCGGCGACCGGACCAGTTGGCAAGTGATCCCGACCGGCTTTGAGATGCCTCTGGAGGATGTTGACGTCGCCCTGGAGATGCCTGGGCAGGTGAGCGTCGTCACCTGCGCCACTGGGAACCTGGACCCGTGCACCACTGTGCGCCTCTCGGATCAGACCATCACCATTCACCAGAGCCACTTGGATCGCGGCGAATCACTCTCCATCGACGGCGCGGTGAACGAGGGCACCTTCGCCACTGACCAGACGCGGCTCGCCACCTGTCCCCGCCTGGGGCAGCGGTGCGCCCCAGCTTGTTCAACATCGTCGGGCTCGTCGTCGTCCTGCTACTCGGAGCAGCCTTGTTGCGTCATCGTCGTCGGTCAGGATTCCGGTTCCAGAACCGACAGGCTCAGACCGTCCATGCCTCCGGCAGTCCAGCCAGCACTCACCCGGGAGAGGTGGCCGTCCTGCGTCGCGGCACTGCCGATGTGTTGGCCCACGAGGCTGCCGTCCTGCAGGCCATCGTCGACGGACTGGTCACAGCCACCGAGGTGA
- a CDS encoding tyrosine-type recombinase/integrase — translation MPLANRVLPIVLSLSSGKFPSDLLLTTSNGSQLHRSAVLRAIHWQTTGQGRRIHDLLHTAACLWLARGVDPGTVQQWMGHESIATTNRYLHHLGTAADQAGLRKLNQLRC, via the coding sequence GTGCCCCTGGCAAACAGAGTCCTTCCCATCGTGCTGTCGCTCAGCAGTGGGAAGTTCCCGTCCGACCTGCTCCTCACGACGAGCAACGGGAGCCAGCTCCACCGTTCAGCAGTTCTCCGCGCCATCCACTGGCAGACCACCGGCCAAGGACGCCGCATCCACGACCTGCTCCACACCGCCGCCTGCCTCTGGCTGGCCCGCGGCGTCGACCCTGGAACTGTTCAGCAGTGGATGGGCCACGAGTCCATCGCCACGACGAACCGCTACCTCCATCATCTCGGAACCGCCGCCGACCAAGCAGGTCTGCGCAAGCTGAACCAGCTACGTTGCTAG
- a CDS encoding Crp/Fnr family transcriptional regulator has translation MPEDDLCVTRVPIFQGLTRQEQLRVADFARPVLAEKGEIVYAPGQPVSRLLVMHSGQLKVSHAAANGQEQILRTVTDGDVVGERAFLTGHRPNDLAVALEESRMCVFDHADLAVLLRDYPDISQRMLRTLSDRLSSVERLLAAITSSDVNARVAAYLLDLPGTMRDGAATVRLPMAKQEIAAYLGTTPETLSRRLAALSVSGLIELHGRREVTILDIDALEHVATPR, from the coding sequence ATGCCCGAGGATGACTTGTGCGTCACCCGCGTCCCGATCTTCCAAGGCCTCACCCGTCAGGAACAGTTGCGTGTTGCGGACTTCGCCCGCCCGGTACTCGCCGAAAAGGGGGAGATCGTCTATGCGCCCGGACAGCCGGTCTCGCGCCTGCTGGTGATGCACAGCGGACAGCTCAAGGTCAGCCACGCGGCCGCCAATGGTCAGGAGCAGATCCTGCGAACGGTGACCGACGGTGACGTCGTGGGTGAACGTGCCTTCCTGACGGGCCACCGTCCGAACGATCTCGCCGTCGCGCTGGAAGAGAGCAGGATGTGCGTGTTCGACCATGCCGACCTTGCAGTCCTACTTCGTGACTACCCCGACATCAGTCAGCGGATGCTGCGGACGCTCTCCGACCGCCTCTCTTCCGTCGAGCGACTGCTGGCCGCCATCACCTCCAGCGATGTCAATGCCCGTGTCGCGGCCTACCTCCTGGACCTACCTGGCACCATGCGGGACGGAGCGGCCACGGTGAGACTTCCGATGGCGAAACAGGAAATCGCGGCGTACCTCGGCACGACGCCGGAGACCCTGAGTCGACGCCTTGCCGCGCTCTCTGTCTCCGGCCTTATCGAATTGCACGGGCGCCGGGAGGTCACGATTCTCGATATCGATGCGCTTGAACACGTAGCCACACCTCGATAG
- a CDS encoding heavy-metal-associated domain-containing protein, which translates to MTTATTTHTILRAEGFSCPSCVAKIEKQVGRLKGVENVKVHFASARIEIDHDAERVSVDDLVAAVVKAGYKATPAAF; encoded by the coding sequence ATGACCACCGCGACCACAACCCACACCATCCTCCGCGCGGAAGGTTTTTCCTGCCCCTCCTGCGTGGCCAAGATCGAGAAGCAGGTCGGCCGCCTCAAGGGTGTCGAGAACGTGAAGGTCCACTTCGCCTCCGCCCGCATCGAGATCGACCACGACGCCGAGCGCGTTTCGGTGGATGACCTTGTTGCCGCCGTCGTGAAGGCCGGCTACAAGGCCACGCCCGCGGCCTTCTAA